In Clostridium sporogenes, one genomic interval encodes:
- a CDS encoding double-cubane-cluster-containing anaerobic reductase, whose protein sequence is MNELPDFIKDFSEARRNAFVKMKEIKDEGGKIVGVYCGFAPWEVIAASGAVAAWLCGMDEEPIEDAEKHLPRNLCPLIKSSYGFALTEKCPFYYFSDMLLGETTCDGKKKMYEALSKMKPMHVMNIPQTPYGKNSYNYYKNAIIKLKEELEKNLNVEITEEKLKEKIKLRNRERTALRDYYSLSKLCPPPMTGYNLRRVIQGTLYLSDKEKEIEDINNIIRETMKKYNEGERPVSKEAKRILVTGCPLGDSTEKVIEAIEDNGGVVVCYENCSGAKDESLLVDEEKHPIDALTERYLRTACACMSPNDNRIEYLDYLIDEYRVEGVVEVILQACHTYNVESHRIKTFVTNNKKVPYLKIETDYSKRDLGQLKTRVEAFIEML, encoded by the coding sequence ATGAATGAATTACCGGATTTTATTAAGGATTTTAGTGAAGCTAGAAGAAATGCATTTGTAAAAATGAAGGAAATTAAAGATGAAGGTGGAAAAATAGTGGGGGTTTATTGTGGATTTGCTCCATGGGAAGTAATAGCTGCATCAGGGGCAGTGGCGGCTTGGCTTTGTGGAATGGATGAGGAACCTATAGAGGATGCAGAAAAACATTTACCACGAAATTTATGTCCATTAATAAAATCAAGCTATGGTTTTGCATTAACAGAAAAGTGCCCATTTTATTATTTTTCAGATATGCTTTTGGGGGAAACTACTTGTGATGGAAAAAAGAAAATGTATGAAGCATTGAGTAAAATGAAACCTATGCATGTTATGAATATACCCCAAACCCCTTATGGAAAGAATTCCTATAATTATTACAAGAACGCAATTATAAAGCTTAAAGAGGAATTAGAAAAGAATTTAAATGTAGAAATTACGGAAGAAAAGTTAAAAGAAAAAATTAAATTAAGAAATAGAGAAAGAACGGCTTTAAGAGATTATTATAGCTTATCTAAGCTTTGTCCACCACCTATGACAGGTTATAATTTGAGAAGGGTAATACAGGGAACTTTATATTTATCGGATAAGGAAAAGGAAATAGAGGATATAAATAATATAATAAGAGAAACAATGAAAAAATATAATGAAGGTGAAAGGCCTGTTTCTAAAGAGGCTAAAAGAATACTTGTAACAGGTTGTCCTCTAGGAGATTCTACTGAAAAAGTAATTGAGGCTATAGAAGATAATGGGGGAGTAGTAGTTTGTTATGAAAATTGTAGTGGTGCAAAAGATGAAAGTTTATTAGTAGATGAAGAAAAGCATCCTATAGATGCATTAACAGAAAGATATTTAAGAACAGCCTGTGCTTGTATGAGCCCTAATGATAATAGGATAGAATATTTAGATTATTTAATAGATGAATATAGGGTGGAAGGGGTAGTAGAAGTTATATTACAAGCATGTCATACCTATAATGTAGAATCTCATAGAATAAAAACTTTTGTTACAAATAATAAAAAAGTACCTTATTTAAAAATAGAAACAGATTATTCTAAAAGGGATTTAGGACAACTAAAAACTAGAGTAGAGGCTTTTATAGAAATGTTATAG
- a CDS encoding DUF3343 domain-containing protein: protein MEQTNYYILFPSHTEGMKMDSLLSKNKIKHTIVPTPRELSKSCGICIMYNKDDENFIKKLIENNGVKTSGLHSLAKTIKNFYA from the coding sequence ATGGAGCAAACAAATTACTATATTCTTTTTCCTTCACATACAGAAGGTATGAAAATGGATAGTTTACTTAGCAAAAATAAAATAAAACATACTATTGTTCCTACACCAAGAGAACTATCTAAATCCTGTGGTATATGTATAATGTATAATAAAGATGATGAAAATTTTATAAAAAAATTAATAGAAAATAATGGAGTGAAGACTTCGGGATTACATTCATTAGCTAAAACTATAAAAAATTTTTATGCTTAA
- the pyrB gene encoding aspartate carbamoyltransferase — translation MLKGRNLLDPMDFSLEELEEVFKLADEIIEDPEKFLHVCDGKILATLFYEPSTRTRFSFEAAMLRLGGQVIGFSEPNSSSVAKGESVADTIRTVGCYADIVAMRHPKEGAPAIAAMYSEIPVINAGDGSHQHPTQTLTDLLTIRSLKGDLSNLTIGCCGDLKFGRTVHSLVKALSRYKNNKFIFMSPEELKIPDYIRKEILEKNNIEYKEVSKMEDAMAELDILYMTRVQRERFFNEDDYVRLKDSYILDGEKMKYAKKDMMVLHPLPRVNEIAYEIDQDPRGCYFKQAKYGMYVRMALIAKLLGVR, via the coding sequence ATGTTAAAAGGAAGAAATTTATTAGACCCAATGGATTTTTCATTAGAGGAACTAGAAGAGGTATTTAAATTAGCAGATGAAATAATTGAGGATCCAGAAAAATTTTTACATGTATGTGATGGAAAAATATTAGCTACATTATTTTATGAGCCAAGTACAAGAACAAGATTTAGTTTTGAAGCTGCTATGCTTAGATTAGGTGGACAGGTAATAGGATTTTCAGAGCCTAATTCAAGTTCAGTAGCAAAAGGAGAAAGTGTTGCAGATACTATAAGAACTGTAGGTTGTTATGCAGATATAGTAGCTATGAGACATCCAAAAGAAGGTGCACCAGCAATAGCTGCAATGTATTCAGAAATACCAGTTATAAATGCTGGAGATGGTAGTCATCAACATCCAACTCAAACATTAACAGATCTATTAACAATAAGATCCTTAAAAGGAGATTTATCTAACTTAACTATAGGTTGCTGTGGAGATTTAAAATTTGGAAGAACAGTACACTCATTAGTAAAGGCCCTATCAAGGTATAAAAACAACAAATTTATTTTTATGTCCCCAGAAGAATTAAAAATTCCTGATTATATAAGAAAAGAAATATTAGAAAAAAATAATATAGAATATAAAGAAGTTTCAAAAATGGAAGATGCTATGGCAGAACTAGATATACTTTATATGACAAGAGTTCAAAGAGAAAGATTCTTTAATGAAGATGATTATGTAAGATTAAAGGATAGTTATATATTAGATGGTGAAAAGATGAAATATGCCAAAAAAGATATGATGGTTCTTCATCCACTACCAAGAGTTAATGAAATAGCTTATGAAATAGATCAAGACCCAAGAGGATGTTATTTTAAACAGGCTAAATATGGAATGTATGTAAGAATGGCTTTAATAGCAAAATTATTGGGGGTAAGATAA
- a CDS encoding aspartate carbamoyltransferase regulatory subunit — protein MLTINSIKNGIVIDHIQAGYGIKIFKYLGLEEADYRVALIMNAESSKLGKKDIIKIENIMEIDYKVLGFIDPKITIDVIENEKIKEKIKLELPKTIENVIKCKNPRCITSIENYIPNEFYLVDEENGEYRCKYCDEIYSGGDINKL, from the coding sequence ATGTTAACAATAAATAGTATAAAAAATGGTATAGTAATAGATCATATACAAGCGGGATATGGTATAAAAATATTTAAATACTTAGGATTAGAAGAGGCAGACTATAGAGTAGCTCTTATAATGAATGCGGAGAGTTCAAAACTTGGGAAAAAGGATATAATAAAAATAGAAAATATTATGGAGATAGATTATAAAGTATTAGGATTTATAGATCCTAAAATAACAATAGATGTTATTGAAAATGAAAAAATAAAGGAAAAAATAAAGTTAGAACTACCTAAAACAATAGAAAATGTTATAAAATGCAAAAATCCACGTTGCATAACATCTATAGAAAATTATATACCTAATGAATTTTACTTAGTAGATGAAGAAAATGGTGAGTATAGATGTAAATATTGTGACGAAATATATTCAGGAGGAGATATAAATAAACTATAA
- the saoD gene encoding DsrE-related protein SaoD, with product MKVAYVLESPHAQNILTNMIIPQMEKEMHGADVVGMFFIMDNTYFLIEGTETAERLKKLSEKTGLVLLACDKCAKERKIEDKLIKEAAIGCFPVCYAALDSAGVDHIITI from the coding sequence ATGAAAGTAGCTTATGTATTAGAGTCACCACATGCTCAAAATATTTTAACTAATATGATTATTCCACAAATGGAAAAGGAAATGCATGGTGCAGATGTAGTTGGAATGTTTTTTATAATGGATAATACATATTTTTTAATAGAGGGTACAGAAACAGCAGAAAGATTAAAAAAATTAAGTGAAAAAACTGGGCTTGTTTTATTAGCTTGTGATAAATGTGCTAAAGAAAGAAAAATTGAGGACAAGTTAATTAAGGAAGCGGCAATAGGTTGTTTCCCAGTATGTTATGCAGCATTAGATTCTGCAGGAGTAGACCATATAATAACAATATAA
- a CDS encoding acyl-CoA dehydratase activase — protein sequence MFYIGIDIGSTASKVCVFENDNIKDVFVLPTGWSSVETAEEIKNKLKEIGADKKNSKIVATGYGRVSVPYADKTITEITCHGKGAYYLFKKDCTVIDIGGQDTKVITVEDGNVTNFTMNDKCAAGTGRFLELMANTLGFDIEEMCERAKNGENVTISSMCTVFAESEVISLIGSGKKREDIAYGVLDSITGKVKSLCQKHSDNGQYFLTGGLSENNYILERLSEKLGSEVKAHELGRYAGAIGAALMSQRLK from the coding sequence ATGTTTTATATAGGTATAGACATAGGATCTACTGCATCTAAGGTTTGTGTATTTGAAAATGATAATATAAAGGATGTATTTGTATTGCCAACAGGTTGGAGCAGTGTTGAAACTGCAGAGGAAATTAAAAATAAATTAAAGGAAATAGGAGCAGATAAAAAAAATTCTAAAATAGTTGCTACAGGTTATGGACGAGTTTCTGTTCCTTATGCGGATAAAACTATAACAGAAATAACTTGTCATGGCAAGGGAGCTTACTATCTATTTAAGAAGGATTGCACAGTTATAGATATAGGAGGCCAAGATACAAAAGTTATAACAGTGGAAGATGGTAATGTTACTAATTTTACTATGAATGATAAATGTGCTGCAGGAACAGGAAGATTTTTAGAGCTAATGGCAAATACATTGGGTTTTGATATAGAAGAAATGTGTGAAAGAGCAAAAAATGGAGAAAATGTAACTATAAGCTCTATGTGTACAGTATTTGCAGAATCAGAAGTTATAAGTTTAATAGGTAGTGGCAAGAAAAGAGAAGATATAGCTTATGGAGTATTAGATTCTATAACCGGAAAAGTAAAATCTTTATGCCAAAAACATTCAGATAATGGACAATATTTTTTAACTGGAGGACTAAGCGAAAATAATTACATATTAGAGAGATTATCAGAAAAATTAGGCTCAGAAGTAAAAGCCCATGAACTTGGAAGATATGCTGGAGCTATAGGAGCAGCTTTAATGTCACAAAGATTAAAATAA
- a CDS encoding double-cubane-cluster-containing anaerobic reductase codes for MGDYRKLWTDLGVDLEKHDQLCAVLPELYGSTYLTQENRPEGMNYFNFVVSEVHGLRIQELDEHRKKGGKVVGTFCVFVPEEIIVAAKALSVGLCAGSQFWIEDGEKVLPRNMCPLIKAFMGAKIGGTCPYFQSCDMVIGETTCDGKKKAWEILDEYVPVHVMDLPQMKRDKDFKKWGEEINDLIKKVEEITGNKITVEALKEGIRVTNAKRKALKRLYDLRKYKPSPISGLDCLLITQIAFYDDPKRFTEKVHELCDELEERIKNSQESNKKRILITGTPMALPNWKLHSIIESLDAEVVVEETCTGTRYFEGEVSEEGETLEELIKNLADRYLNINCACFTPNTGRIDDIIKYTKEYEADGVIDTNLSFCHTYAVEHRDVEANLKEKNIPIMHIETDYSTEDSGQIKTRVEAFLEMI; via the coding sequence ATGGGAGATTATAGAAAACTATGGACGGATTTAGGGGTAGATCTAGAAAAGCATGATCAATTATGTGCTGTTTTACCAGAATTATATGGCTCTACATATTTGACACAAGAAAATAGACCAGAGGGAATGAATTATTTTAATTTTGTTGTGTCAGAAGTTCATGGACTTAGAATTCAAGAATTAGACGAACATAGAAAAAAAGGTGGAAAAGTAGTAGGAACTTTTTGTGTATTTGTTCCTGAAGAAATTATTGTAGCAGCAAAAGCATTAAGTGTTGGTTTATGTGCAGGTTCTCAGTTTTGGATTGAAGATGGAGAAAAGGTTTTACCAAGAAATATGTGTCCTCTTATAAAGGCTTTTATGGGTGCTAAAATAGGTGGTACATGCCCTTATTTCCAATCCTGTGATATGGTTATAGGAGAAACTACCTGTGATGGAAAGAAAAAAGCATGGGAAATATTAGATGAATATGTACCAGTACATGTAATGGATCTTCCTCAAATGAAAAGAGATAAAGACTTCAAAAAATGGGGAGAAGAAATTAATGACCTTATTAAAAAAGTCGAAGAAATTACAGGCAATAAAATAACAGTAGAAGCACTAAAAGAAGGTATAAGAGTAACTAATGCTAAAAGAAAAGCCTTAAAAAGATTATATGATTTAAGAAAATATAAACCATCACCAATAAGTGGATTAGACTGCTTATTAATAACTCAAATAGCTTTCTACGATGATCCAAAGAGATTTACAGAAAAAGTTCATGAATTATGTGATGAATTAGAAGAAAGAATTAAAAACTCTCAAGAAAGCAATAAAAAGAGAATATTAATAACAGGAACTCCAATGGCACTACCAAACTGGAAGCTTCATTCAATAATAGAAAGTTTAGATGCTGAAGTTGTAGTAGAAGAAACTTGTACAGGAACTAGATATTTTGAAGGAGAAGTTTCAGAAGAGGGCGAAACTTTAGAAGAATTAATTAAAAATTTGGCAGATAGATATTTAAATATAAATTGTGCCTGTTTTACGCCAAACACAGGCAGAATAGATGATATAATAAAATACACTAAAGAATATGAAGCAGATGGAGTTATAGATACTAATTTATCTTTCTGTCATACTTATGCAGTTGAACATAGGGATGTAGAAGCAAATTTAAAGGAGAAGAATATTCCAATAATGCATATAGAAACAGATTATTCAACAGAAGATTCAGGACAGATAAAGACAAGAGTAGAAGCATTCCTTGAAATGATATAA